The proteins below come from a single Candidatus Chlamydia sanziniae genomic window:
- a CDS encoding sulfite reductase flavoprotein subunit alpha: protein MYLQEKFKTQPAPLILREQISCPEPDSSPKVDPVYRLVFDTTNTTLSYKVGDTLGVLCENTPNTLEKVLTALRYSPNTLVYSEKDNKQLPIIQFLKDYVDLNKIPAKLSAFFPHLDPKTTLYDAIQEYSPQIPAQLFSESLAPLLPRFYSIASSPILSPTTIELLVRHVSYSGKNEQRSGVCSSYLCNQLRPGKDFARIFIQPTRHFTLAKETQGKPLVMIGAGTGIAPYKAFLEQRLSQKDPGTNVLFFGEREEKINFYYREFWNSAIKQDALKLFLAFSRDRDHKIYVQDIVKKQKDWIREAYRQEGYFFVCGRKILGIEIKRTLESILGKEVLASLAKDRRYVVDVY, encoded by the coding sequence ATGTATTTACAGGAAAAATTCAAAACGCAACCCGCCCCTCTAATCTTACGTGAACAGATCTCTTGTCCAGAGCCCGACTCTTCTCCTAAAGTTGACCCTGTCTATCGTCTAGTCTTTGATACCACGAACACTACCTTGTCTTATAAAGTAGGCGACACACTTGGAGTCCTTTGTGAAAATACTCCTAACACCCTAGAGAAAGTTTTAACTGCTCTCCGCTATTCTCCCAACACTCTTGTTTATTCAGAAAAAGATAATAAACAACTCCCTATAATACAATTTCTTAAAGATTATGTAGATCTTAACAAGATACCCGCTAAACTCTCCGCGTTCTTTCCTCATTTAGATCCTAAGACCACACTCTACGATGCTATCCAAGAATACTCTCCTCAAATTCCTGCACAGTTGTTTTCAGAAAGTCTCGCACCTCTTCTCCCACGTTTCTATTCCATAGCTTCGTCTCCAATACTTTCTCCTACCACAATAGAACTACTTGTTAGACACGTGTCTTATTCAGGAAAAAATGAACAACGTTCAGGTGTCTGTTCTTCTTATCTTTGTAATCAACTAAGACCAGGAAAAGATTTTGCCCGCATCTTTATTCAACCGACACGGCATTTCACCCTGGCTAAAGAAACACAGGGGAAACCTCTCGTAATGATTGGAGCTGGAACAGGAATTGCTCCATATAAAGCTTTTTTGGAACAGCGACTTTCCCAAAAAGACCCTGGAACCAACGTACTTTTCTTCGGTGAGCGTGAAGAAAAAATAAACTTCTATTATAGAGAATTCTGGAACTCTGCCATAAAACAAGACGCATTAAAACTTTTTTTGGCATTTTCTCGAGATAGAGACCATAAGATTTACGTCCAAGATATTGTTAAAAAACAAAAAGACTGGATTCGAGAGGCCTACAGACAAGAAGGATACTTCTTTGTTTGCGGACGTAAAATTCTCGGCATAGAAATCAAACGCACTCTTGAAAGTATTTTGGGTAAAGAAGTTCTTGCTTCTTTAGCGAAAGACCGGCGTTATGTCGTTGATGTCTACTGA
- the rpmA gene encoding 50S ribosomal protein L27 — protein sequence MAHKKGQGASRNGRDSKSKRLGIKVGAGQKVSTGSILVRQRGTKWTPAHNVGRGRDDTLFALVDGIVVMKKTNRTYISILPERA from the coding sequence ATGGCACATAAAAAAGGTCAAGGAGCAAGCCGTAACGGTAGAGATTCAAAATCAAAACGTTTAGGAATTAAAGTGGGTGCAGGCCAAAAAGTCTCCACAGGAAGTATTTTAGTTCGCCAGAGAGGTACAAAATGGACTCCTGCACACAATGTGGGCAGAGGACGTGACGATACCTTGTTTGCCTTAGTGGATGGTATTGTAGTCATGAAGAAAACAAACCGTACTTATATATCTATTCTTCCTGAACGGGCATAA
- a CDS encoding cysteine-rich outer membrane protein, translating into MATDILSRGNTELGSSRVEPIIPASSSSAKLQAQARIANIALGWIRVKIVQPIRTSKYAQSRVCQITMLVLGVLLILIGLGLLFLFHSQLGVHALWLVVPAIVGLIKLLVTSLLFDEACSPQKLLLFQNWMAILEDQFDDGILNSSTRLFSSSSSNQEHKVDNQESKTGNQESKTGEESTIINKESILGSNVRT; encoded by the coding sequence ATGGCAACAGATATACTGTCTAGGGGAAACACTGAACTTGGGAGTAGCAGAGTAGAACCTATCATACCAGCCTCTTCTTCAAGTGCCAAATTACAGGCTCAAGCCCGTATAGCGAATATTGCACTTGGATGGATTAGAGTGAAAATTGTTCAACCTATCCGTACATCAAAATACGCACAATCTCGTGTATGTCAAATTACGATGCTCGTTTTGGGAGTTCTGTTAATCCTTATAGGCTTAGGCCTATTATTTCTCTTTCATAGTCAACTCGGTGTCCATGCTCTCTGGTTAGTGGTTCCCGCCATTGTTGGATTAATCAAATTACTAGTCACTTCATTACTTTTTGATGAGGCATGTTCTCCACAAAAACTTCTACTTTTTCAAAACTGGATGGCAATCCTTGAAGATCAATTCGATGATGGAATACTCAATAGTTCCACTAGGCTGTTTTCCTCATCTTCTAGTAACCAAGAGCACAAGGTGGACAACCAAGAGAGTAAGACAGGCAACCAAGAGAGTAAGACAGGAGAAGAATCTACTATTATTAATAAAGAAAGTATTTTAGGTTCTAATGTTCGTACGTAA
- the fusA gene encoding elongation factor G: protein MSSEEFDLSAIRNIGIMAHIDAGKTTTTERILFYAGRTHKIGEVHEGDATMDWMEQEQERGITITSAATTVFWLETKINIIDTPGHVDFTIEVERSLRVLDGAVAVFDAVSGVEPQSETVWRQADKYDVPRIAFVNKMDRMGADYFAAVESMKEKLGAHALAVHCPIGSENQFVGMVDLISQKALYFLDDTLGAQWEEKEIPEELQERCAELRGILLEELATIDESNDTFMMKVLEDPDSITEEEIHAVMRKGVVENKINPVLCGTAFKNKGVQQLLNVIVKWLPSPLDRGSVRGINLKTDQEVTLEPRKDGPLAALAFKIMTDPYVGRITFIRIYSGTLKKGTTILNSTKDKKERISRLLEMHANERTDRDEFTVGDIGACVGLKFSVTGDTLCYENQEIVLERIEFPDPVIDMAIEPKSKGDREKLAQALSALSEEDPTFRVSTNEETGQTIISGMGELHLDILRDRMIREFKVEANVGKPQVSYKETITLNGNSETKYVKQSGGRGQYAHVCLEITPNEPGKGNEIVSKIVGGVIPKEYIPAVIKGIEDGLNTGVLAGYGLVDVKVSIVFGSYHEVDSSEMAFKICGSMAVKDACRKAKPVILEPIMKVAVITPEDHLGDVIGDLNRRRGKILGQESSRKMAQVNAEVPLNEMFGYTTSLRSLTSGRATSSMEPAFFARVPQKIQEEIVKK, encoded by the coding sequence ATGAGCAGCGAGGAATTCGATTTAAGCGCAATTAGAAACATCGGTATTATGGCTCATATTGATGCAGGAAAGACAACAACTACAGAGAGAATTCTTTTCTACGCTGGAAGAACTCACAAGATTGGTGAAGTTCATGAAGGTGACGCTACAATGGATTGGATGGAGCAAGAACAGGAGAGGGGGATTACAATCACCTCAGCAGCCACCACTGTATTTTGGCTTGAAACAAAAATTAATATTATCGATACGCCAGGTCATGTAGACTTTACCATTGAAGTCGAACGTTCTCTTCGCGTTCTTGATGGTGCCGTGGCTGTCTTTGATGCAGTCTCTGGAGTCGAGCCTCAATCAGAAACTGTCTGGCGACAGGCAGATAAATATGACGTTCCTCGTATTGCTTTTGTGAATAAGATGGATCGTATGGGAGCCGATTATTTTGCTGCTGTCGAATCTATGAAAGAAAAATTAGGTGCTCATGCTCTCGCTGTCCATTGTCCTATTGGTTCTGAAAACCAATTTGTCGGAATGGTCGACTTAATTTCTCAAAAAGCTTTGTATTTTCTAGATGATACCTTAGGAGCTCAATGGGAGGAAAAAGAAATTCCTGAAGAACTTCAAGAGCGCTGTGCAGAACTTCGTGGGATACTTTTAGAAGAACTCGCAACCATAGATGAAAGTAATGATACTTTTATGATGAAAGTTCTTGAAGATCCGGATTCTATTACTGAAGAAGAAATTCATGCCGTTATGCGGAAAGGCGTCGTTGAAAATAAAATTAACCCTGTATTATGCGGAACAGCTTTTAAAAATAAAGGTGTGCAACAATTGCTAAATGTAATTGTGAAATGGTTGCCCTCTCCATTGGATAGAGGGAGTGTTCGCGGAATTAATTTAAAAACTGATCAAGAAGTTACTCTTGAACCGCGAAAAGATGGTCCTCTAGCTGCTTTAGCATTTAAAATTATGACCGACCCTTATGTAGGACGTATCACCTTTATCCGCATCTACTCAGGAACTTTGAAAAAAGGCACCACCATCCTTAACTCAACAAAAGATAAAAAAGAACGTATTTCTCGACTTCTTGAAATGCACGCAAATGAGCGTACAGATAGAGACGAATTTACTGTTGGAGATATCGGAGCTTGTGTAGGACTTAAATTTTCTGTTACAGGAGATACCTTATGTTACGAAAATCAGGAAATTGTTCTTGAACGTATTGAGTTTCCCGATCCCGTAATTGATATGGCAATTGAACCTAAGTCCAAGGGGGATCGAGAAAAATTAGCACAAGCATTAAGCGCTCTGTCTGAGGAAGATCCTACGTTCCGTGTTTCAACAAATGAAGAGACGGGACAAACAATTATTTCTGGTATGGGAGAACTACATTTGGATATTCTTCGTGACCGCATGATCCGGGAATTCAAAGTCGAAGCGAATGTAGGAAAACCGCAGGTCTCTTACAAAGAAACTATTACTCTGAATGGAAATAGCGAAACCAAATATGTAAAACAATCCGGAGGACGAGGACAATACGCTCATGTTTGTCTTGAAATCACACCTAATGAACCCGGTAAAGGAAATGAAATTGTCAGTAAAATTGTTGGCGGTGTTATCCCTAAAGAATATATTCCTGCAGTAATCAAAGGAATCGAAGATGGCTTAAATACTGGAGTACTTGCAGGTTATGGCCTTGTCGATGTCAAAGTAAGTATTGTATTTGGATCCTATCATGAAGTAGACTCTAGTGAAATGGCATTTAAAATTTGTGGGTCTATGGCTGTAAAAGATGCTTGTAGAAAAGCAAAACCCGTAATTTTAGAACCTATTATGAAAGTCGCTGTAATCACCCCAGAAGATCATTTAGGTGACGTTATTGGGGATCTTAACCGACGTCGAGGAAAGATTTTGGGACAAGAATCTTCCCGTAAAATGGCTCAAGTGAATGCAGAAGTCCCTCTAAATGAAATGTTCGGGTATACCACATCTTTAAGGTCTTTAACGTCAGGACGTGCAACATCATCAATGGAACCCGCCTTTTTTGCTAGGGTCCCTCAAAAAATTCAAGAAGAGATTGTTAAGAAGTAA
- a CDS encoding metal ABC transporter permease: MISFEIRECFFFLLFPTFLAALGASIAGGVVGTYIVVKRIVSISGSISHAILGGIGLTLWIQYRLHLSFSPIYGAIVGAIFLALCIGKIHLKYREREDALIAMVWSVGMAIGIIFIAKLPTFNGELVNFLFGNILWVTPHDLYSLGILDLVVLITVAFCHSRFLALCFDEKYMALSHYSVKTWYFLLLILTAITIVMLMYVMGTILMLSMLVLPIAIACRFSYKMTRIMMIAVFLNIFCSFSGICIAYWLDYPVGPTIAILMGIGYIVSLCLKKRCNSVVPSPVSPEINTNE; this comes from the coding sequence ATGATTTCTTTTGAAATTCGGGAGTGTTTTTTTTTTCTGTTATTTCCCACTTTCTTAGCAGCTTTGGGAGCGTCTATTGCAGGAGGTGTCGTAGGTACCTACATTGTTGTGAAACGTATAGTATCGATTAGTGGTAGCATTTCCCACGCCATCCTAGGAGGTATAGGCCTGACATTATGGATACAATACCGCCTACATCTTTCCTTCTCACCCATCTATGGAGCTATTGTTGGAGCAATTTTTCTTGCCTTATGTATTGGCAAAATCCATTTAAAATACCGGGAACGTGAGGATGCTCTTATCGCCATGGTGTGGTCTGTAGGCATGGCTATTGGCATTATCTTTATTGCCAAGCTCCCCACTTTTAATGGAGAGCTTGTAAATTTTCTATTTGGGAATATCTTATGGGTGACTCCTCATGATCTCTACAGTCTCGGTATCCTAGATCTTGTTGTGCTCATTACGGTAGCTTTTTGTCATTCACGTTTTCTTGCTTTATGCTTTGATGAAAAGTACATGGCATTGAGTCACTATTCTGTGAAGACATGGTATTTCCTATTACTCATTCTCACTGCCATTACCATTGTAATGTTAATGTATGTGATGGGGACGATTCTCATGTTGAGTATGCTTGTTCTTCCCATTGCGATAGCGTGTAGGTTTTCCTATAAAATGACTCGAATTATGATGATTGCTGTATTTTTGAATATCTTTTGTTCTTTTTCTGGGATTTGCATTGCCTACTGGTTAGATTATCCTGTAGGGCCTACAATAGCTATACTTATGGGGATTGGTTATATTGTCAGTCTTTGTTTGAAAAAACGGTGCAATTCCGTGGTCCCCTCTCCTGTAAGTCCTGAAATTAATACAAACGAATAA
- the rpsJ gene encoding 30S ribosomal protein S10, protein MKQQKQKIRIRLKGFDQAQLDRSTADIVETAKRTGARVVGPIPLPTKREVYTVLRSPHVDKKSREQFEIRTHKRLVDILDPTGKTIDALKMLALPAGVDIKIKAA, encoded by the coding sequence ATGAAACAGCAGAAACAAAAAATTCGTATTCGTCTGAAGGGATTTGACCAGGCACAACTGGATCGTTCTACAGCAGATATTGTTGAGACTGCTAAAAGAACAGGAGCACGTGTTGTGGGCCCCATTCCCTTACCAACAAAACGAGAAGTCTATACTGTGTTGCGTTCGCCTCACGTAGATAAAAAATCTAGAGAACAATTTGAAATCCGCACGCATAAGCGTCTTGTAGATATTTTGGATCCTACAGGAAAAACTATTGATGCTTTAAAAATGCTAGCACTCCCCGCAGGCGTCGATATTAAAATCAAAGCTGCTTAA
- the rpsL gene encoding 30S ribosomal protein S12 produces MPTINQLIRKKRKTNVVRKKSPALQKCPQKRGVCLQVKTKTPKKPNSALRKVAWVRLSNGQEVIAYIGGEGHNLQEHSIVLIQGGRVKDLPGVRYHIVRGTLDCAAVKNRKQSRSRYGAKRPK; encoded by the coding sequence ATGCCCACCATTAATCAATTGATACGTAAGAAGCGTAAAACTAACGTAGTTAGAAAGAAATCCCCCGCTTTACAAAAATGTCCACAAAAACGCGGCGTTTGTCTTCAAGTAAAAACGAAAACTCCTAAAAAACCAAACTCTGCTTTACGAAAAGTAGCTTGGGTTCGTCTATCTAATGGTCAAGAGGTAATTGCTTATATTGGTGGAGAAGGACACAACCTGCAAGAGCATAGTATCGTGCTGATTCAAGGCGGTAGAGTAAAAGATTTACCTGGCGTGCGTTATCACATTGTTCGAGGCACCTTAGATTGTGCAGCAGTCAAGAATAGAAAACAAAGCCGATCTCGGTATGGTGCAAAGCGACCTAAGTAA
- the ispF gene encoding 2-C-methyl-D-erythritol 2,4-cyclodiphosphate synthase, with product MASDPTPTLPKPQWIYRIGIGQDSHRFLSESSAKPCILGGVIFENCPGFQANSDGDVIFHAICNAISSVTNKIILGQVADELLQTRGITDSGIYLDEALKSLMPHQKISHLAITIEGSRPKFLPKLAALRQSIANALEIPWNAVGITATSGEGLSDFGCGDGIQCFCILTVMEYCGQ from the coding sequence ATGGCGTCAGATCCTACCCCTACCTTACCTAAACCCCAATGGATTTATCGTATTGGCATTGGCCAAGACAGCCATCGGTTTCTTTCGGAGAGCTCTGCTAAGCCCTGCATTTTAGGAGGTGTCATTTTTGAAAACTGTCCAGGGTTTCAGGCAAATTCTGATGGAGATGTCATTTTTCACGCCATTTGCAATGCCATTTCTTCAGTAACCAATAAGATTATTTTAGGGCAAGTTGCTGATGAGCTGCTTCAAACTCGAGGCATTACCGATAGTGGTATCTATTTAGATGAAGCTTTAAAATCGCTTATGCCCCATCAAAAAATTTCACATCTTGCCATTACTATTGAGGGAAGCCGGCCTAAATTTCTTCCAAAGCTTGCTGCTTTACGACAAAGCATTGCCAATGCGTTAGAAATACCTTGGAATGCTGTTGGTATTACTGCGACTTCTGGTGAAGGCTTGAGTGATTTCGGTTGTGGTGATGGAATTCAATGTTTTTGCATTCTTACTGTAATGGAGTATTGTGGTCAGTAG
- the cgtA gene encoding Obg family GTPase CgtA: MFVDQITLELRAGKGGNGVVAWRKEKYLPKGGPYGGNGGTGGSIIIESVTHVQSFEAYRNVRFFKAGDGQAGASNNKTGRNGKDLVITVPEGTLLRDAQTQKILYDFTTQGERLMISRGGKGGKGNTFFKTATNRAPTKATPGKPGEVRLVTFELKLIADIGLVGFPNAGKSTLFNYLAHTEVKVGAYPFTTLRPVLGLVTCQDTLCQKPWILADIPGIIAKAHQNKGLGLNFLRHIERTRLLLFVIDISGKERRTPEKDFQILIDELSSYEPDFIKKNMVVALNKIDELFPDEQKELLKSFQEHFPAYSFVLISGLTGEGTTELHRFFKQRLTI; encoded by the coding sequence ATGTTTGTAGATCAAATTACTTTGGAATTGCGTGCAGGTAAAGGTGGCAACGGCGTTGTGGCCTGGAGGAAGGAAAAGTATCTTCCTAAAGGAGGCCCCTATGGAGGTAATGGAGGAACAGGTGGTTCAATAATTATTGAATCAGTAACTCATGTCCAATCTTTTGAAGCTTATAGAAACGTACGCTTCTTTAAAGCTGGTGATGGCCAAGCAGGAGCGAGTAACAACAAAACAGGACGTAATGGCAAAGATCTTGTCATCACTGTTCCAGAAGGAACCCTCCTAAGAGACGCCCAAACCCAAAAGATCCTCTACGACTTCACCACCCAAGGCGAACGTCTTATGATTAGCCGAGGTGGTAAGGGGGGTAAGGGAAATACCTTCTTTAAAACTGCTACAAACCGAGCTCCTACCAAAGCGACCCCAGGAAAACCTGGAGAAGTACGGCTAGTCACATTCGAACTTAAATTGATTGCAGATATCGGACTTGTGGGATTCCCTAACGCAGGAAAGTCTACACTGTTCAACTACCTCGCTCATACAGAAGTTAAAGTCGGCGCCTATCCATTCACTACGCTCCGACCCGTACTTGGACTCGTTACTTGTCAGGATACGCTGTGTCAGAAGCCTTGGATTCTTGCTGATATTCCTGGAATTATTGCAAAAGCTCACCAAAATAAAGGCCTTGGATTGAACTTTCTTCGACATATTGAAAGGACGAGGCTTTTACTTTTCGTCATAGATATTTCAGGAAAAGAAAGAAGGACTCCAGAGAAAGATTTCCAAATCTTAATTGATGAGTTGTCTTCGTATGAACCAGATTTTATAAAGAAAAATATGGTTGTGGCCTTAAATAAAATTGACGAGTTATTTCCTGATGAACAAAAAGAGCTCTTGAAAAGCTTTCAAGAACACTTTCCAGCTTATTCGTTTGTATTAATTTCAGGACTTACAGGAGAGGGGACCACGGAATTGCACCGTTTTTTCAAACAAAGACTGACAATATAA
- a CDS encoding S41 family peptidase: MKKFIHYCAFFLSFLSLPSFSTELVREEGIKKIVDKLIEYHVNAQEMSTDILLRSLVSYIQAFDPYKAYLSEQEVGMFLQSQDVKKRLLKNYKASNFLIYRNMNRLIQESVLRARKWREEWVANPLRLVIEADSYTAPGSATEWCKSLDTLKERQHSLLLSYISTYLCSVPKFRYENKEAQLTALCARQLENNENPYLGINDYGVRLSPEEAAYDFHVRVVKALAHSLDAHTAYFSKDEALAMRIQLEKGMCGIGVVLKEDIDGIVVKEILSGGPADKAGQLRLGDIIYRVDGKSIEHLSFRAVLNCLRGDEGTTVILNVHREDGDHTIPLYREKILLEDRRVDVTYESYGDGVIGKIILHSFYEGENQVSSEQDLRRAIHSLKDKNLLGLVLDIRENTGGFLSQAIKVSGLFMTNGVVVVSRYADGSMKRYRTISSKKFYDGPLAILVSKSSASAAEIVAQTLQDYGVALIIGDEQTYGKGTIQHQTITGESSQEDFFKVTVGKYYSPSGKSTQIAGVRSDILVPSHYTEEPLGERFLDHPLPADCCDNVLNDSLEDLDNHMRPWFQKYYLPNLQKPETLWKEMLPQLMENSQQRLTMNKNYQKFLSQLKTSQKHDSSYGVNDLQLEESVNILKDMILLQSRKLAACL, encoded by the coding sequence ATGAAAAAATTCATTCACTATTGCGCGTTTTTCTTATCGTTTCTTTCCCTACCCTCTTTTTCTACAGAACTTGTACGGGAAGAAGGTATTAAAAAAATTGTTGATAAGTTGATTGAGTATCATGTGAATGCTCAAGAGATGTCCACAGACATTTTATTACGTTCTTTGGTAAGTTATATTCAGGCTTTTGATCCTTATAAAGCATATCTTTCTGAGCAAGAAGTTGGCATGTTTTTGCAATCGCAAGATGTAAAAAAACGCTTACTTAAAAACTATAAAGCAAGTAATTTTTTGATCTATCGCAATATGAACCGTCTGATTCAAGAGAGTGTTCTACGTGCGCGTAAATGGAGGGAAGAGTGGGTAGCTAATCCTCTACGCCTAGTAATAGAAGCAGATTCTTATACAGCGCCGGGATCAGCAACGGAATGGTGTAAATCCCTAGATACTTTAAAGGAACGTCAGCATTCGCTTTTACTTTCTTACATCTCTACCTATCTTTGTAGTGTTCCTAAATTTCGTTATGAAAATAAAGAGGCTCAGCTTACAGCTCTTTGTGCACGACAACTTGAGAATAATGAAAATCCGTATTTAGGAATTAACGACTACGGTGTTAGGCTAAGTCCTGAGGAAGCTGCGTATGATTTTCATGTACGTGTAGTTAAAGCTTTAGCTCATAGTCTGGATGCTCATACGGCATATTTTAGTAAGGACGAAGCTCTAGCTATGCGTATTCAATTAGAAAAAGGAATGTGTGGTATTGGCGTTGTATTGAAAGAAGATATTGACGGCATTGTGGTGAAAGAAATTCTTTCGGGAGGTCCTGCGGATAAGGCGGGTCAACTACGTTTAGGAGACATTATTTATCGTGTAGATGGCAAGAGTATTGAACACTTATCGTTTCGCGCGGTTTTAAATTGTTTACGTGGGGATGAGGGCACTACGGTAATTTTGAATGTTCATCGTGAAGATGGAGACCATACCATTCCTTTGTATAGGGAAAAGATTCTTTTAGAAGACCGTCGTGTGGATGTGACTTACGAATCTTATGGTGATGGTGTGATTGGGAAGATCATCCTGCATTCTTTTTATGAGGGGGAAAATCAAGTTTCTAGCGAACAGGATTTACGCCGTGCTATCCACAGTTTAAAAGATAAGAATTTGTTAGGGTTAGTTTTGGATATTCGAGAAAATACCGGAGGATTTTTATCTCAGGCCATTAAAGTGTCTGGTTTATTTATGACTAATGGCGTTGTTGTTGTCTCTCGGTATGCTGATGGGAGCATGAAGCGTTATCGTACTATCTCTTCGAAGAAATTTTATGATGGTCCTTTGGCAATTTTAGTTTCTAAGAGCTCGGCTTCAGCAGCAGAGATTGTTGCCCAAACTTTACAAGACTATGGTGTAGCTTTAATTATTGGGGACGAACAGACCTATGGCAAGGGGACAATCCAACATCAGACGATTACTGGGGAATCTTCTCAAGAGGATTTCTTTAAAGTCACTGTGGGGAAGTACTATTCCCCTTCGGGTAAATCCACACAGATTGCAGGCGTACGCTCTGATATCCTTGTGCCTTCGCATTATACTGAGGAACCTTTAGGAGAGAGATTTTTAGATCATCCTTTGCCAGCAGATTGTTGTGATAATGTTCTTAATGACTCTTTGGAAGATTTGGATAATCACATGCGTCCTTGGTTTCAGAAATACTATTTGCCAAACTTACAAAAGCCAGAGACTCTGTGGAAAGAAATGCTTCCCCAACTCATGGAAAATAGCCAACAACGTCTTACAATGAACAAAAACTATCAAAAATTTTTATCTCAGTTAAAAACATCCCAAAAACATGATTCTTCTTACGGTGTCAATGATTTGCAATTAGAAGAATCTGTAAATATTTTAAAAGATATGATCCTATTGCAATCTAGAAAGCTCGCCGCTTGCCTATAG
- the rplU gene encoding 50S ribosomal protein L21, whose amino-acid sequence MEPYAIIQTGSKQYQVRAGDVIDVELLDSIAESKEIIFEEVLFAFDGRQVAIGKPTVAHAKVVAEYLSHAKGEKVIAYKYKKRKNYHRKLGHRQKYLRVKINKLMI is encoded by the coding sequence ATGGAACCCTACGCCATAATCCAGACGGGAAGCAAGCAATATCAGGTGCGTGCAGGCGATGTGATTGATGTAGAATTATTAGATAGTATTGCTGAGAGCAAGGAAATCATTTTTGAAGAGGTCCTGTTTGCCTTTGACGGTAGACAAGTTGCTATAGGAAAACCTACAGTTGCACATGCTAAAGTGGTAGCAGAATATCTTTCCCACGCGAAAGGGGAAAAGGTCATTGCTTATAAGTATAAAAAACGTAAAAATTATCATCGTAAACTCGGTCATCGTCAAAAGTATCTTAGAGTCAAGATCAATAAGTTAATGATATAA
- the rpsG gene encoding 30S ribosomal protein S7 yields MSRRHSAEKRDIIADPIYGSVILERFINKVMMHGKKSIARKIVYSALERFAKKLSVENTLEAFEEALENAKPILEVRSRRVGGATYQVPVEVASERRNCLAMQWIIKHARAKPGKSMELGLAAELIDCFNKQGATIKKREDTHRMAEANKAFAHYKW; encoded by the coding sequence ATGTCAAGGCGACACAGTGCTGAAAAACGCGATATTATAGCAGATCCTATCTATGGAAGTGTGATCTTAGAAAGATTCATTAATAAGGTAATGATGCATGGGAAAAAAAGTATAGCACGGAAAATTGTCTATTCTGCTCTAGAGCGTTTCGCAAAAAAACTTAGTGTTGAAAATACCCTTGAAGCTTTTGAAGAGGCTTTAGAGAACGCAAAGCCTATTTTAGAAGTACGTTCTCGGCGTGTTGGAGGCGCGACCTATCAAGTGCCTGTTGAAGTTGCTTCTGAGCGTAGAAATTGTTTGGCTATGCAATGGATCATCAAACATGCCCGAGCTAAGCCTGGAAAATCTATGGAACTCGGGCTTGCTGCGGAACTTATCGATTGCTTTAATAAGCAGGGCGCAACAATTAAAAAACGCGAAGATACTCATCGCATGGCCGAAGCAAATAAAGCGTTTGCTCATTACAAGTGGTAA